A genomic region of Deltaproteobacteria bacterium HGW-Deltaproteobacteria-18 contains the following coding sequences:
- a CDS encoding phosphate butyryltransferase, which translates to MLTSMKSIIEKALTLPRQTVAVACAQDEEALTAVAEAHAMGLADFILVGNTEKMKAIAEKIELDLTAFELLDARGEACGAAATVQAVASGRAQILLKGFVDSSVLFKAVLDRNAGLRNGAMVSHTVVMDVPGFDKLYLLTDAAMIIKPDLATKRQIVLNAVKVAHALGNPDPVVGVLCESEKVNPKMPATMDAAALVEMNARGELPGCRVGGPYALDNAISEQAARHKGMQDPLAGKADILLAPDLAAGNIFYKSLMYFAHARSAGVVMGTRAPVLLNSRADSHQTKINAVALGILMAASGAGT; encoded by the coding sequence ATGCTTACATCCATGAAGTCCATCATCGAAAAGGCCCTGACCCTGCCCAGACAGACCGTGGCCGTGGCCTGCGCCCAGGACGAGGAGGCGCTCACGGCCGTGGCCGAGGCGCATGCCATGGGGCTGGCCGATTTCATACTGGTCGGCAACACAGAAAAAATGAAGGCCATCGCCGAGAAGATCGAACTCGACCTGACGGCGTTTGAACTCCTCGACGCCCGGGGCGAAGCCTGCGGGGCCGCCGCCACAGTGCAGGCCGTAGCCTCGGGACGGGCGCAAATCCTGCTGAAAGGATTCGTCGACTCATCGGTCCTCTTCAAGGCCGTGCTCGACCGCAACGCCGGACTGCGCAACGGGGCCATGGTCAGCCACACCGTGGTCATGGACGTACCCGGATTCGACAAGCTCTATCTGTTGACCGATGCGGCCATGATCATAAAACCCGACCTCGCGACCAAGCGCCAGATTGTGCTCAACGCGGTCAAGGTGGCCCACGCCCTCGGCAACCCGGATCCCGTGGTCGGCGTTCTGTGCGAATCCGAAAAGGTCAACCCGAAAATGCCCGCCACCATGGACGCCGCAGCCCTGGTGGAGATGAACGCCAGAGGGGAACTGCCGGGCTGCCGCGTAGGCGGGCCCTACGCCCTGGACAACGCCATCAGCGAGCAGGCCGCACGGCACAAGGGCATGCAGGACCCGCTGGCGGGCAAGGCCGACATCCTGCTGGCCCCGGATCTGGCGGCAGGCAACATCTTTTACAAGAGCCTCATGTACTTCGCCCACGCCCGCTCGGCCGGGGTGGTCATGGGAACCAGGGCCCCGGTGCTGCTCAACTCGCGGGCCGATTCCCACCAGACAAAGATCAACGCAGTGGCCCTCGGGATTCTCATGGCCGCAAGCGGAGCCGGCACATGA
- a CDS encoding MFS transporter, which produces MRNQTAALAAASVASFLVPFMMSAVAITLPVMQVELGASAVELSWIAGSYILALAAILLPIGRLADIFGRRRAFVWGTGAFVVFSLCASLAWSVVSLVVLRVVQGVGAAMILATGVAIVTELYPRKERGRVMGILVACVYLGLSVGPLVGGMMTSLFGWRSVFFLCLPPGLLAWVMARGIRDEWRPARGEGFDLVGSLLYAAFVVCCVNGLTGLARPERGLPLLGAALIMGVLFVLRSRSVQHPLIDLTLFTANRVFLLSSLATLINYAGTFAVGFLLSLYLQVVKGFSPMHAGFILIVQPVVQSLLSPLAGVLSDRFNAAWLASLGMAFCALGLWGMCGVGVQTGLWEIGAILALLGLGFALFASPNMSVVMGSVEPRDYSIASSLVATMRTFGMTLSMGISAVVFGFLLQDRQIAPDTIPEFLASMKIIFAVCAGLCLAGVFCSLGRVGRR; this is translated from the coding sequence ATGCGCAATCAAACAGCCGCCCTGGCCGCCGCGTCCGTGGCCAGTTTTCTGGTTCCTTTCATGATGTCCGCCGTGGCCATCACCCTGCCCGTCATGCAGGTCGAGCTTGGGGCCTCTGCCGTGGAGCTGAGCTGGATCGCCGGGAGCTACATTCTCGCCCTGGCCGCCATTCTCCTTCCTATCGGCCGGCTGGCGGACATCTTTGGCCGCAGGCGCGCCTTCGTCTGGGGCACCGGCGCTTTCGTCGTTTTTTCCCTGTGCGCCTCCCTGGCCTGGTCTGTAGTCAGCCTCGTGGTCCTGCGCGTCGTGCAGGGGGTGGGCGCGGCCATGATCCTGGCCACGGGCGTGGCCATCGTGACGGAGCTCTACCCTCGCAAGGAGCGGGGCCGGGTCATGGGCATCCTGGTCGCCTGCGTCTATCTGGGCCTGTCCGTGGGCCCTCTGGTGGGCGGGATGATGACTTCCCTTTTCGGCTGGCGCTCGGTGTTCTTTTTGTGTCTGCCCCCTGGCCTGCTGGCCTGGGTCATGGCCCGGGGGATCAGGGACGAGTGGCGTCCGGCGCGCGGCGAGGGCTTCGATCTTGTCGGGAGTCTGCTCTATGCGGCTTTCGTGGTCTGTTGCGTCAACGGGCTGACCGGGTTGGCCCGGCCCGAGCGGGGCTTGCCGCTGCTCGGGGCTGCCCTGATCATGGGCGTGCTGTTCGTGCTGCGTTCACGCAGCGTCCAGCATCCGCTCATCGATCTGACGCTGTTCACGGCCAACCGCGTCTTTCTGCTTTCAAGTCTTGCGACCCTCATCAATTATGCGGGGACCTTCGCTGTGGGCTTTCTGCTCAGTCTGTACCTGCAGGTGGTCAAGGGCTTCTCGCCCATGCATGCCGGGTTCATCCTGATCGTGCAGCCGGTCGTGCAGAGCCTCCTGTCTCCCTTGGCCGGGGTCCTGTCCGACCGCTTCAACGCGGCCTGGCTGGCCAGCCTGGGCATGGCTTTCTGCGCTCTTGGCCTGTGGGGGATGTGCGGGGTTGGCGTGCAGACCGGACTATGGGAAATAGGTGCGATCCTGGCCCTGCTGGGTCTGGGGTTCGCGCTTTTTGCCTCGCCGAACATGAGCGTGGTCATGGGCAGCGTCGAACCCAGGGACTACAGCATCGCCTCGAGCCTGGTAGCGACCATGCGCACCTTCGGCATGACTCTGTCCATGGGCATCTCCGCCGTGGTGTTCGGTTTTTTGCTGCAAGATCGCCAGATTGCCCCGGACACGATTCCGGAGTTTCTGGCCAGCATGAAGATCATTTTTGCCGTTTGCGCCGGGCTCTGCTTGGCGGGCGTATTCTGTTCGCTGGGTCGGGTCGGGCGGCGTTGA